One Polynucleobacter necessarius genomic window, ACGCCAGGAATTTATGTACACCGTTTGGTGATTAACAAGACTCCAGAGAAGCGCATTGAACAGCGTACTCTCTCAGCAGCTTAATGATTGAAAAGAATTAGGAAGAACGAAATGCCTTGGAATAGAGATGAGATGGCAGCACGTGCTGCTAAAGAATTAAAAGACGGTTATTACGTCAATTTGGATATTGGTATGCCAACCTTGGTGGCGAATCATGTGCCCAAAGATATGGAAGTCTGGTTGCAGTCTGAAAACGGTTTGCTTGGTATTGGCCGTTTCCAACGGAAGCTACGATCGATGCTGATTTGATCAATGCTGGTAAGCAAACAGTGACCACCTTACCTGGCTCTTCGATTTTTTCATCGGCAGATTCTTTCGGCATGATTCGTGGTGGAAAAATCAACATCGCGATTTTGGGTGCGATGCAAGTAAGCGAGCACGGTGACTTGGCGAACTGGATGATTCCAGGCAAGATGGTTAAGGGTATGGGCGGCGCCATGGATTTGGTTGCGGGTGTCAAGCACGTCGTCGTATTGATGGAGCACGTTGCTAAGAAGAAAGATGGCGCGGAAGAGTTGAAGATTCTTCCTAAGTGCACCTTGCCCCTAACTGGCGTCAAGGTCATTAGCAAGATCATTACGGATTTGTGTGTTCTGGACATTACGCCCAAGGGTCTCAAACTCATCGAGCTGGCTCCTGGTGTTACCAAGGAAGAAGTAATCGCCAAAACAGACGCCCCTGTAGACACTGCGGGTTTCTAACCCGCGTCACCATTTAATGGAATAATGGGTTCACGATGTCGGGCCCCCATCATTTCCATTTCAAGCCATTTAAGTCTCAGTCTCCTGTGGGCTCGGATCCATCTTTGCATGCCCACAAGAAAGGGGATGCGCGACACTCTCATAGCAAACAAGTTGCCAATCAAAACCTTTTATTGATTGCAATGGTATTGACTCTCGGCTTTTCTGGAGTTGAGGGCGCCGCTGCTTATTTTGCCAATTCTTTGGCATTGATTTCTGATGCGGGTCATATGGTCACGGATGCTGCAGCATTAGGATTGGCATTATTAGCGCAAATTATTTCCCGTCGTCCGCCATCAGCAAAACATTCATTTGGATTTGGTAGGGCAGAAGCCTTGGCGGCATTTGTCAACAGTATTGTGATGTTGGGTTTGGTAGTCTGGACTGTGGTGGAGGCTATCAGTCGTTTTTATGACCCTCACAAAGTTGATGGCTTAACCGTTACTGTTGTTGCCGGTATTGGCTTGCTGATGAATGTTATTGTTGCTTGGGTGCTCTCACGCGACAAGAAGGGTGTGAGCACGCGGGCTGCTTTGGTGCATGAGATAGGCGATTTACTCGGATCCGTTGCCGCACTAGTTGCGGGTGTTGTGATTCAGGTAACGGGCTGGATGCCGATTGACGCGATTCTCTCCATCTTGGTTTCCCTGTTGATCCTGAAATCCACCGTTTCTATCCTGCATGAGTCTTATCACTTCCTGATGGAGGGTGTCCCGCTGCACATTGACTATTTGCAAGTTGGCAAGGATTTAAGAAATGTTCCTGGCGTCTTAGCGGTTCATGATCTGCATGTGTGGGAGATGACGCCGAGCTTTCCGGCGTTGATTGGCCATATTGAAATTGCGGACATCATGGAGTGGCCTGCCATCATGGCGCGAATCAATGACATGCTTTTGGACAAACATGGAATTGATCATGTAACCTTGCAGCCAGAGGAGGTTGGTGAGATTGCCGATGATGAAATACCAGATTCAGCCGTTTTCCATGACGACGATACCTTTTATGTTCAATGTTCAAGCGGTGAGGCGGGACACCGTATGCATACCACGCTTGGGGTAATCCCAAGAACCCTAAAGTATTGGTCTGCGTACATGGTCTAACAAGACGTGGAAGTGATTTCAAGACATTGGCGCTAGCCATGTGCAATGACTATTACGTTGTTTGCCGTGATGTAGTTGGTTGTGGAGATTCGGATCGTTTAAGTAATCCCATGCAATACGCTGTTCCGCAATACGTAGCGGATATGACCGACCTCGTTAAACATCTCGGTGTCGATCAGGTGGATTGGTTTGGTACTTCCATGGGTGGATTGATCGGCATGGTCTATGCAGCAATGCCTAACTCACCAATTCGCCGTATGCTCATTAATGATGTTGGTCCTCGGATTGAGCCTGACGCGATCAAGCGTTTGGGCTCGTATGTTGGTCAACCATTTCTTTCGCCAATCGCACCGATGCACTTAATCGTTTAAATCAAATTTGTGCGACATTTGGTGAGCACACGCTAGCAGAATGGGAGA contains:
- a CDS encoding cation diffusion facilitator family transporter, which translates into the protein MGSDPSLHAHKKGDARHSHSKQVANQNLLLIAMVLTLGFSGVEGAAAYFANSLALISDAGHMVTDAAALGLALLAQIISRRPPSAKHSFGFGRAEALAAFVNSIVMLGLVVWTVVEAISRFYDPHKVDGLTVTVVAGIGLLMNVIVAWVLSRDKKGVSTRAALVHEIGDLLGSVAALVAGVVIQVTGWMPIDAILSILVSLLILKSTVSILHESYHFLMEGVPLHIDYLQVGKDLRNVPGVLAVHDLHVWEMTPSFPALIGHIEIADIMEWPAIMARINDMLLDKHGIDHVTLQPEEVGEIADDEIPDSAVFHDDDTFYVQCSSGEAGHRMHTTLGVIPRTLKYWSAYMV
- a CDS encoding alpha/beta fold hydrolase, which encodes MVCVHGLTRRGSDFKTLALAMCNDYYVVCRDVVGCGDSDRLSNPMQYAVPQYVADMTDLVKHLGVDQVDWFGTSMGGLIGMVYAAMPNSPIRRMLINDVGPRIEPDAIKRLGSYVGQPFLSPIAPMHLIV